A genomic region of Streptomyces sp. NBC_00247 contains the following coding sequences:
- a CDS encoding nucleotidyltransferase domain-containing protein, producing the protein MASPDAESLVRDHTVYSCVMGSRAFGLATEGSDTDRRGVFLAPTASFWRFEKPPTHVDGPAPEQFSWELERFCELALRADPNVLECLHSPLVERIDDTGRELLALRDAFLSREAYTTFTRYATGQRRKLEADERTHGAPRWKNAMHLLRLLMSAGDLVRTGALTIDVGERREELLAVKRGEVEWPEVERRMTRLAGECEEALGRSPLPDRPDRARVEEFLVRTRRASALKDG; encoded by the coding sequence ATGGCCAGCCCCGATGCCGAATCACTCGTCCGCGACCACACGGTCTACTCCTGCGTGATGGGCTCGCGGGCGTTCGGGCTGGCCACCGAGGGGAGCGACACCGACCGGCGTGGGGTGTTCCTCGCCCCGACCGCCTCGTTCTGGCGGTTCGAGAAGCCGCCGACGCATGTGGACGGCCCGGCGCCGGAGCAGTTCTCCTGGGAGCTGGAGCGTTTCTGCGAACTGGCCCTGCGCGCCGACCCGAACGTCCTGGAGTGCCTGCACTCCCCGCTGGTGGAGCGGATCGACGACACCGGCCGCGAGCTCCTCGCGCTGCGGGACGCCTTCCTGTCCCGCGAGGCGTACACCACCTTCACCCGGTACGCGACGGGCCAGCGACGGAAGCTGGAGGCCGACGAGCGGACGCACGGTGCGCCGCGATGGAAGAACGCCATGCATCTGCTGCGGCTGCTGATGTCCGCCGGGGACCTGGTGCGCACGGGGGCGCTGACGATCGACGTCGGTGAGCGGCGGGAGGAGTTGCTCGCGGTGAAGCGGGGCGAGGTGGAGTGGCCGGAGGTCGAACGCCGGATGACGCGGCTGGCCGGGGAGTGCGAGGAGGCCCTCGGCCGTTCCCCGCTGCCGGACCGCCCCGACCGGGCCCGGGTCGAGGAGTTCCTCGTACGGACCCGGCGGGCCTCGGCGCTGAAGGACGGCTGA
- a CDS encoding lysophospholipid acyltransferase family protein, with product MTDATSAPSPRGAAVGRGIGIGLMYGLWKPRVLGAWRVPAAGPVILAVNHSHYIDGPMLMGTAPRPVHFLIKKEAFVGPLDPFLRGIGQLKVDRTTADRAAVTRALGVLADGGALGIFPEGTRGEGDFASLRAGLAYFALRGAAPIVPVAVLGSTEARGRLISALPPLRSRVDVVFGDAFDAGDGSGRRTRTALDEATTRIQRKLAAHLEDARRLTGRPVKT from the coding sequence GTGACGGATGCCACTTCCGCGCCCTCGCCGCGCGGAGCGGCCGTCGGGCGCGGCATCGGCATCGGGCTGATGTACGGGCTGTGGAAGCCCCGGGTTCTGGGTGCCTGGCGGGTTCCGGCCGCCGGACCCGTCATACTCGCGGTGAACCACTCGCACTACATCGACGGACCGATGCTGATGGGTACCGCGCCCCGGCCGGTGCACTTCTTGATCAAGAAAGAGGCGTTCGTCGGCCCCCTCGACCCGTTCCTGCGCGGAATCGGGCAGCTGAAGGTGGACCGTACGACCGCCGACCGCGCCGCCGTCACCCGGGCGCTCGGTGTCCTGGCGGACGGCGGGGCACTCGGGATCTTTCCCGAGGGCACGCGGGGCGAGGGCGACTTCGCCTCGCTGCGGGCCGGACTCGCGTACTTCGCCCTGCGCGGCGCGGCGCCGATCGTCCCCGTGGCGGTCCTGGGAAGCACGGAGGCCCGGGGACGGTTGATATCCGCGTTGCCTCCGCTGCGCAGCCGGGTGGACGTGGTCTTCGGCGACGCGTTCGACGCGGGCGACGGCAGCGGGCGCCGGACCCGCACGGCCCTGGACGAGGCCACCACGCGCATCCAGCGGAAGCTGGCCGCGCACCTGGAAGACGCCAGGCGCCTCACCGGGCGTCCGGTCAAGACCTGA
- a CDS encoding NUDIX hydrolase: protein MNSRAQGVAGAPEGYDPYAFTPFAVTVDLAVFTVREGRLHVLLVERGEEPYRGRWALPGGFVAPRESAPQAARRELAEETGLDEDTVCEVHLEQLRTYTDPDRDPRMRVVSVAYAALLPDLPEPRGGGDAVSARWWVFGEGGTGAPGPLAFDHDTILADAHDRVGSKLEYTCLATAFCPAEFTLGELQQVYETVWGTALDRPNFRRKVLATSGFVEAVEGPPRRTGGRGKPAALYRAGTATVLHPPLLRPEGRTP from the coding sequence ATGAACTCCCGTGCACAGGGGGTCGCAGGAGCCCCCGAGGGGTACGACCCGTACGCCTTCACCCCGTTCGCCGTCACCGTCGACCTCGCCGTCTTCACCGTCCGCGAAGGACGGCTGCACGTGCTGCTGGTGGAACGCGGCGAGGAACCGTACAGGGGGCGCTGGGCGCTTCCGGGCGGTTTCGTCGCCCCCCGGGAGTCCGCCCCGCAGGCCGCCCGCCGCGAGCTGGCCGAGGAGACCGGCCTGGACGAGGACACCGTCTGCGAGGTGCACCTCGAACAACTGCGCACCTACACCGACCCGGACCGCGACCCGAGGATGCGGGTCGTCTCCGTCGCGTACGCCGCGCTCCTTCCGGACCTCCCCGAACCGCGCGGCGGAGGCGACGCGGTCAGTGCCCGCTGGTGGGTCTTCGGCGAGGGCGGCACCGGGGCGCCCGGGCCGCTCGCCTTCGACCACGACACCATCCTCGCCGACGCCCACGACCGCGTCGGATCCAAGCTCGAATACACCTGCCTGGCAACGGCGTTCTGCCCCGCCGAGTTCACCCTCGGCGAGCTTCAGCAGGTCTACGAAACCGTCTGGGGCACCGCACTCGACCGCCCCAACTTCCGGCGCAAGGTCCTCGCCACCTCCGGCTTCGTCGAAGCCGTCGAAGGGCCGCCGCGCCGCACCGGGGGGCGGGGGAAACCCGCCGCCCTCTACCGGGCGGGCACGGCCACCGTCCTGCACCCGCCGCTCCTGCGACCGGAAGGAAGAACCCCATGA
- a CDS encoding helix-turn-helix transcriptional regulator, with product MLETSARLLRLLSLLQAHRDWSGHQLAERLGVTPRTVRRDVDKLRELGYPVHASPGTGGGYQLGAGAALPPLLLDDDEAVAVVVGLRTAAGNGVEGIGETSVRALAKVEQVLPDRLSRRVGALSAFTVPMVRGPGPEGSAVDPGLLTELAGACRDCRRLRFSYRDHGGSESRRHAEPHRLVCAERRWYLVAWDVEREDWRTFRADRITPTPPHGSRFTPRPPPAEDLAAYVSRGVSTAVYPVRGVVRLMVSAEEAAARISPSAGVLEAVDAGSCLLTAGAASLDALVVHVLMAGFEFAVVEPPELTGRILAARDLLTSALRRAGHSA from the coding sequence ATGTTGGAGACCTCGGCACGACTGCTGCGCCTGCTCTCGCTCCTCCAGGCCCACCGCGACTGGAGCGGACACCAGCTGGCCGAACGCCTCGGCGTCACCCCGCGGACCGTACGGCGCGACGTCGACAAACTGCGCGAGCTCGGCTACCCCGTCCACGCCAGCCCGGGTACGGGCGGCGGCTACCAGCTCGGTGCCGGGGCGGCGCTGCCCCCGCTGCTGCTGGACGACGACGAGGCCGTGGCGGTGGTGGTCGGGCTGCGCACGGCCGCGGGCAACGGGGTCGAGGGCATCGGCGAGACCTCGGTCCGCGCCCTCGCCAAGGTCGAGCAGGTGCTGCCGGACCGGCTGAGCCGCCGGGTCGGCGCGCTGAGCGCCTTCACGGTGCCCATGGTGCGTGGGCCCGGGCCGGAGGGGAGCGCCGTCGACCCCGGCCTGCTGACCGAGCTCGCGGGCGCCTGCAGGGACTGCCGACGGCTCCGGTTCAGCTATCGGGACCACGGGGGTTCCGAGTCCCGCAGGCACGCGGAACCGCACCGGCTGGTGTGCGCGGAGCGCCGCTGGTACCTGGTCGCCTGGGACGTGGAGCGGGAGGACTGGCGCACCTTCCGGGCCGACCGGATCACGCCGACCCCTCCGCACGGTTCCCGCTTCACGCCCCGCCCGCCTCCGGCGGAGGACCTGGCCGCCTACGTCTCGCGGGGCGTCTCGACCGCCGTCTACCCGGTCCGGGGGGTGGTCCGGCTGATGGTCTCGGCGGAGGAGGCGGCCGCCAGGATCAGCCCGTCCGCAGGCGTACTGGAGGCCGTCGACGCGGGTAGCTGTCTGCTCACCGCGGGAGCGGCGAGCCTGGACGCACTGGTTGTCCACGTGCTGATGGCGGGGTTCGAGTTCGCGGTCGTGGAGCCGCCCGAGCTCACCGGGCGCATCCTGGCCGCCCGCGATCTGCTGACCTCGGCGTTGCGCAGGGCGGGGCATTCCGCATAG
- a CDS encoding IS30 family transposase, producing MRAAGVRRREAAARAGVHERTAEDWDRGIRQIGHSRLHPDGRRIDYKTGVTTPTGATASESSSLAAVEAELHPRFLTVTERELIADMRREGHSLRAIGRALGRSASTVKREIDGRSVDGLYRPHRAQRAWARSRSRPKDSKLAQDGPLREYVAGKLQEQWSPEQICHALDMEFPHDESMRVSPETVYQAIYIQARGGLRREVALALRTGRTRRKPHRSPEQRTRRFVDEMVMISERPPEVEDRAIPGHWEGDLIVGTRSESAIVTLVERSTRYVLLGHLPGGHTAEEVRDVLVPLIQTLPAHLRGSLTWDQGCEMAAHKPFTMATGVPVYFCDPHSPWQRGSNENTNGLLRQYFPKGTDLSVHSPEDLEHVAQKLNRRPRKTLGWKTPAERLRDLLTAA from the coding sequence CTGCGGGCGGCGGGAGTCCGGCGTCGTGAGGCCGCCGCGCGGGCCGGCGTCCATGAGCGCACCGCCGAGGACTGGGACCGCGGTATCCGGCAGATCGGCCACTCGCGCCTGCACCCCGACGGGCGCCGCATCGACTACAAGACCGGTGTGACCACCCCCACCGGCGCTACCGCTTCGGAGTCCTCCTCCCTCGCAGCGGTCGAGGCCGAGCTGCACCCCAGGTTCCTCACGGTGACCGAGCGGGAGCTGATCGCCGACATGCGCCGTGAAGGCCACTCGCTGCGCGCGATCGGACGGGCACTGGGCCGGTCGGCCTCCACGGTCAAGCGCGAGATCGACGGCCGGTCGGTCGATGGCCTCTACCGGCCGCACCGGGCCCAGCGGGCATGGGCGAGGAGCAGGTCACGCCCCAAGGACTCCAAGCTTGCCCAGGACGGACCGCTGCGCGAGTACGTCGCAGGCAAGCTGCAGGAACAGTGGTCGCCCGAGCAGATCTGTCACGCTCTGGACATGGAGTTCCCCCACGACGAGAGCATGCGGGTGAGTCCGGAGACGGTCTACCAGGCCATCTACATCCAGGCCCGTGGCGGACTGCGTCGCGAGGTCGCACTCGCCCTGCGCACCGGACGCACCCGCCGCAAGCCGCATCGCAGTCCTGAGCAGCGCACCCGCCGCTTCGTCGACGAGATGGTGATGATCTCCGAACGGCCACCGGAGGTGGAAGACCGGGCGATTCCCGGGCACTGGGAAGGCGACCTGATCGTCGGCACTCGCAGCGAGAGCGCGATCGTGACCCTGGTCGAGCGCTCCACCCGCTACGTCCTGCTCGGGCACCTGCCCGGCGGGCACACCGCCGAGGAGGTCCGCGACGTGCTGGTGCCCTTGATCCAGACCCTGCCCGCCCACCTGCGCGGCTCGCTGACCTGGGACCAGGGCTGCGAGATGGCCGCGCACAAGCCGTTCACCATGGCCACCGGGGTGCCGGTCTACTTCTGCGACCCGCACTCGCCCTGGCAGCGCGGATCGAACGAGAACACCAACGGCCTGCTGCGGCAGTACTTCCCCAAAGGCACCGACCTGTCCGTGCACAGCCCCGAAGACCTCGAACACGTCGCCCAGAAACTCAACCGCCGACCACGCAAAACGCTCGGCTGGAAAACACCAGCCGAGCGCCTGCGTGATCTGCTGACAGCCGCGTAA
- a CDS encoding phosphatase PAP2 family protein, with product MRTDIFARLDREPEPPKIEIPRMSRHRVALFGGTLAFYLVIVHLVLISSWLVALDWKVMLFRPYQQWPSLHAFLDYYVVLGQRGPTAVMIASWLGWRSWRQHTLRPLLTLGAALLLLNASVGGVKHVLGRLGPHYATQIGSAELFAGGDIFPSGHTANAVVTWGILAYLATTPRARRYLSAISATVSLGVGLTTVYIGTHWLSDVLLGWAAGLLVLLALPWTEPLITRTEQLILAGRERWRQRGSRGAGISVPVATGGHRPALPFAGADGPAAAPGGTEAVPGLMPAGASARTRPAPHGAHPLRAERSPGAPAGSRRPSHPGGPPRGATTPARPMSGG from the coding sequence GTGCGTACCGACATCTTTGCCCGGCTGGACCGGGAGCCGGAACCGCCGAAGATAGAGATCCCGCGGATGAGTCGTCACCGTGTGGCCCTCTTCGGCGGGACGTTGGCGTTCTATCTCGTCATCGTCCACCTGGTCCTGATCTCGTCGTGGCTGGTGGCTCTGGACTGGAAGGTCATGCTCTTCCGGCCGTACCAGCAGTGGCCGTCGCTGCACGCCTTCCTCGACTACTACGTCGTGCTGGGACAGCGAGGACCGACCGCGGTGATGATCGCGAGCTGGCTCGGCTGGCGCTCCTGGCGGCAGCACACCCTGCGGCCGCTGCTCACGCTCGGCGCCGCCCTGCTGCTGCTCAACGCGTCGGTGGGAGGCGTCAAGCACGTCCTCGGGCGCCTCGGCCCGCACTACGCGACGCAGATCGGGTCGGCCGAACTCTTCGCCGGCGGCGATATATTCCCGTCCGGGCACACCGCCAACGCCGTCGTGACCTGGGGAATCCTCGCCTACCTGGCCACCACCCCGAGGGCCAGACGCTACCTGTCGGCCATCTCGGCGACGGTGTCGCTGGGCGTGGGGCTCACCACCGTGTACATCGGCACGCACTGGCTCAGCGACGTCCTGCTGGGCTGGGCGGCGGGGCTCCTGGTCCTGCTGGCCCTGCCCTGGACGGAGCCGCTCATCACCCGCACCGAGCAGCTGATCCTGGCCGGGCGCGAGCGCTGGCGGCAGCGTGGGAGCCGCGGGGCGGGCATCTCCGTCCCGGTCGCCACGGGCGGGCACCGGCCCGCACTGCCGTTCGCGGGCGCGGACGGTCCCGCCGCCGCACCCGGGGGGACGGAGGCCGTCCCGGGGCTGATGCCCGCCGGGGCCTCCGCCCGCACCCGCCCGGCCCCGCACGGGGCGCACCCGTTGCGTGCGGAGCGCTCCCCGGGAGCCCCGGCGGGTTCCCGGCGGCCGTCGCACCCGGGCGGGCCGCCCCGGGGCGCCACCACCCCGGCCCGCCCGATGTCGGGCGGCTGA
- the der gene encoding ribosome biogenesis GTPase Der translates to MNDQIHSDGSDHEHGALGDAEYAEFMELAAQEGFDAEEIEGALDEAGAGPLPVLAVVGRPNVGKSTLVNRIIGRREAVVQDKPGVTRDRVTYEAEWAGRRFKVVDTGGWEQDVLGLDASVAAQAEYAIETADAVVFVVDSTVGATDTDEAVVKLLRRAGKPVVLCANKVDGQSGEADATSLWSLGLGEPHPVSSLHGRGTGDMLDAVLEALPDAPAQRFGGTPLGGPRRIALIGRPNVGKSSLLNKVAGEDRVVVNELAGTTRDPVDELINLGGITWKFIDTAGIRRRVHLQEGADYYASLRTAAALEKAEVAVILIDSSESISVQDQRIVTMAVDAGRAIVVAFNKWDTLDEERRYYLEREIETELAQIAWAPRVNVSAMTGRHMEKLVPAIETAIEGWETRIPTGRLNAFLGEIVAAHPHPVRGGKQPRILFGTQAGTKPPRFVLFASGFLEHGYRRFVERRLREEFGFEGTPIHMSVRVREKRGRNK, encoded by the coding sequence ATGAACGACCAGATTCACTCCGACGGCTCGGACCACGAGCACGGAGCACTTGGCGATGCCGAGTACGCGGAGTTCATGGAGCTCGCCGCGCAGGAAGGCTTCGACGCCGAGGAGATCGAGGGTGCCCTCGACGAGGCCGGAGCGGGCCCGCTGCCCGTTCTCGCCGTCGTCGGACGACCCAACGTCGGCAAGTCGACGCTGGTGAACCGCATCATCGGCCGCCGCGAGGCAGTCGTCCAGGACAAGCCCGGCGTCACCCGTGACCGCGTCACGTACGAAGCCGAGTGGGCCGGACGCCGCTTCAAGGTCGTCGACACCGGCGGCTGGGAGCAGGACGTGCTGGGGCTGGACGCCTCCGTCGCCGCCCAGGCGGAGTACGCCATCGAGACCGCCGACGCGGTCGTCTTCGTGGTCGACTCCACGGTCGGCGCCACCGACACCGACGAGGCCGTCGTCAAGCTGCTGCGCCGGGCCGGCAAGCCCGTCGTGCTCTGCGCCAACAAGGTCGACGGCCAGAGCGGCGAGGCCGACGCCACCTCCCTCTGGTCCCTCGGTCTCGGCGAGCCCCACCCGGTCTCCTCGCTGCACGGCCGCGGCACCGGCGACATGCTGGACGCCGTCCTCGAAGCCCTGCCCGACGCCCCGGCCCAGCGCTTCGGCGGCACCCCGCTCGGCGGCCCGCGCCGCATCGCGCTCATCGGCCGCCCGAACGTCGGCAAGTCCTCGCTGCTGAACAAGGTCGCCGGCGAGGACCGCGTCGTCGTCAACGAGCTCGCGGGCACCACCCGCGACCCGGTCGACGAGCTGATCAACCTCGGCGGCATCACCTGGAAGTTCATCGACACGGCCGGTATCCGCCGCCGCGTCCACCTCCAGGAAGGCGCGGACTACTACGCCTCGCTGCGTACCGCCGCCGCGCTGGAAAAGGCCGAGGTCGCCGTCATCCTGATCGACTCCAGCGAGTCCATCAGCGTCCAGGACCAGCGCATCGTCACCATGGCCGTGGACGCCGGACGCGCGATCGTCGTCGCGTTCAACAAGTGGGACACCCTCGACGAGGAGCGCCGCTACTACCTGGAGCGCGAGATCGAGACGGAGCTCGCGCAGATCGCCTGGGCCCCCCGTGTCAACGTCTCCGCGATGACCGGCCGGCACATGGAGAAGCTGGTACCGGCGATCGAGACGGCCATCGAGGGCTGGGAGACCCGCATCCCCACCGGCCGGCTGAACGCCTTCCTCGGTGAGATCGTCGCCGCCCACCCGCACCCGGTCCGGGGCGGAAAGCAGCCCCGCATCCTCTTCGGCACCCAGGCGGGCACCAAGCCGCCGCGGTTCGTCCTCTTCGCCTCCGGCTTCCTGGAGCACGGCTACCGCCGCTTCGTGGAGCGCCGTCTGCGCGAGGAGTTCGGCTTCGAGGGCACCCCGATCCACATGTCGGTGCGGGTCCGCGAGAAGCGCGGCCGCAACAAGTAG
- a CDS encoding prephenate dehydrogenase, translated as MRTALVIGTGLVGTSAALALAGRGIHVHLADHDPESARTAAALGAGTEAPPEGPVDLAVVAVPPAHTASVLAGAMRDGVARGYLDVASVKGGPRRELEALGIDLTPYIGTHPMAGKERSGPLAATGDLFEGRPWVLTPTRDTDTEVLNLALELVAVCKAVPVVMDADAHDRAVALVSHTPQLISSMVAARLEEADETAVRLCGQGIRDVTRIAASDPRMWVEILSANPGPVADVLAGIATDLDETVRALRSLQSADEEKRRTGTEGIEDVLRRGNAGRVRVPGKHGAGPASYEIVAVLISDRPGELARIFADAGRAGVNIEDVRIEHATGQQAGLVQLMVEPSAAAALGSALTERGWSLRP; from the coding sequence GTGAGAACCGCGCTCGTCATCGGTACCGGACTGGTCGGCACCTCCGCCGCCCTCGCCCTGGCCGGCCGTGGCATCCACGTCCACCTCGCCGACCACGACCCCGAGTCCGCCCGCACCGCCGCGGCGCTCGGGGCCGGTACCGAGGCGCCGCCCGAGGGTCCGGTGGACCTCGCCGTCGTCGCCGTACCGCCCGCGCACACCGCGTCGGTGCTGGCCGGCGCCATGCGCGACGGCGTCGCCCGGGGCTACCTCGACGTGGCGAGCGTCAAGGGCGGCCCCCGCCGGGAGCTGGAGGCGCTGGGGATCGACCTGACCCCGTACATCGGTACCCACCCGATGGCCGGCAAGGAGCGCTCCGGGCCCCTCGCCGCCACCGGGGACCTCTTCGAGGGCCGCCCCTGGGTCCTCACCCCGACCCGGGACACCGACACGGAGGTGCTCAACCTCGCCCTGGAGCTGGTCGCGGTCTGCAAGGCCGTCCCCGTGGTGATGGACGCCGACGCGCACGACCGGGCCGTCGCCCTGGTCTCGCACACCCCGCAGCTGATCTCCTCGATGGTCGCCGCCCGGCTGGAGGAGGCCGACGAGACCGCGGTACGCCTGTGCGGGCAGGGCATCCGCGACGTCACCCGGATCGCCGCCTCCGACCCCCGGATGTGGGTGGAGATCCTCTCCGCCAACCCCGGACCCGTCGCCGACGTGCTCGCCGGCATCGCCACCGACCTCGACGAGACGGTGCGGGCCCTGCGGAGCCTCCAGTCCGCCGACGAGGAGAAGCGCCGTACGGGCACGGAGGGCATCGAGGACGTACTCCGACGCGGCAACGCCGGCCGGGTCCGGGTCCCCGGCAAGCACGGCGCGGGCCCCGCCTCGTACGAGATCGTCGCCGTCCTGATCAGCGACCGCCCCGGCGAACTGGCCCGGATCTTCGCGGACGCCGGACGGGCCGGGGTGAACATCGAGGACGTCCGGATCGAGCACGCCACCGGCCAGCAGGCGGGCCTGGTCCAGCTCATGGTCGAGCCCAGCGCCGCCGCGGCGCTCGGCTCCGCCCTCACCGAGCGAGGCTGGTCGCTCAGGCCCTGA
- a CDS encoding Rieske (2Fe-2S) protein produces MDARRRAVLAAGAGGAAALVAGCGSSGGGGGDTESSPAASTSSTASAPDAGTELARTSDIPVGGGEIFKEQKIVVTQPKEGEFKAFSAVCTHASCLVSSVSDGTINCPCHGSRYSITDAAVEAGPAPRPLPAEKITVSGGTVRTA; encoded by the coding sequence ATGGACGCACGGCGCAGGGCGGTCCTGGCGGCCGGGGCCGGAGGCGCGGCGGCGCTGGTGGCGGGGTGCGGGTCGTCCGGCGGCGGGGGCGGGGACACGGAGAGCTCTCCGGCCGCATCGACCTCGTCGACGGCTTCGGCGCCCGACGCCGGTACGGAACTGGCCAGGACCTCGGACATCCCGGTGGGCGGCGGGGAGATCTTCAAGGAACAGAAGATCGTGGTGACGCAGCCGAAGGAGGGCGAGTTCAAGGCGTTCTCGGCCGTGTGCACCCATGCGAGCTGCCTGGTGTCGTCCGTCAGCGACGGAACGATCAACTGTCCCTGCCACGGCAGCAGGTACAGCATCACCGACGCGGCCGTGGAGGCCGGGCCGGCCCCCCGCCCGCTGCCGGCCGAGAAGATCACGGTCAGCGGCGGCACCGTCCGGACCGCGTGA
- the cmk gene encoding (d)CMP kinase produces MPTAVETASSAVIVAIDGPSGTGKSSTSKAVAAELGLSYLDTGAQYRAITWWMLTNDVDIADASAVANAAAKPVIVSGTDPSAPTITVDGEDASGPIRTQEVTAGVSAVSAVPEVRALITELQRSIAAGAGAGIVVEGRDIGTTVLPDADLKIFLTASAEARAARRSGELKGADVAATKEALIKRDAADSGRKTSPLAKADDAVEVDTTELTLEQVIECVVTLVEEKRAAK; encoded by the coding sequence GTGCCCACCGCCGTGGAAACCGCAAGCTCCGCAGTGATCGTCGCCATCGACGGCCCCTCCGGCACCGGCAAGTCGAGCACCTCCAAGGCCGTCGCCGCCGAGCTCGGCCTGAGCTACCTGGACACCGGCGCCCAGTACCGGGCCATCACCTGGTGGATGCTGACCAACGACGTCGACATCGCCGACGCGTCGGCCGTCGCGAACGCCGCCGCCAAGCCCGTGATCGTCTCCGGCACCGACCCGTCCGCCCCGACGATCACCGTCGACGGCGAGGACGCCTCCGGGCCGATCCGTACCCAGGAGGTCACCGCCGGCGTCAGCGCCGTCAGCGCGGTCCCCGAGGTGCGCGCCCTGATCACGGAGCTCCAGCGCTCCATCGCCGCGGGCGCGGGAGCGGGCATCGTCGTGGAAGGCCGGGACATCGGCACCACCGTGCTGCCCGACGCCGACCTCAAAATCTTCCTCACCGCTTCGGCGGAGGCCCGCGCGGCCCGCCGCAGCGGTGAGCTGAAGGGCGCGGACGTCGCCGCCACCAAGGAAGCCCTGATCAAGCGGGACGCGGCCGACTCCGGCCGTAAGACCTCCCCGCTCGCCAAGGCCGACGACGCCGTCGAGGTCGACACCACCGAACTGACGCTGGAGCAGGTCATCGAGTGCGTCGTCACCCTCGTCGAGGAGAAGCGGGCCGCGAAGTGA
- a CDS encoding ADP-ribosylglycohydrolase family protein — MTVATRTRTKQAATGSLVGLALGDALGFPTEFNDVPAILAKCGPWRGMELPRPALVTDDTQMTLALGRGIRTAMDRGLLTGLRLARPVREEFVDWYHSPENNRAPGRTCMVACRLLDSDRPWQEASQTGSKGCGANMRVAPVGLVPGLSDEQRAGAAQLQAALTHGHPTALAASDLMARAVHLLARGAEPLGLVGQLRSYAYENRSRYHERWLGDLWRHTHDASAQSYIQRGWDECLDVLTRVQEALRHPSPETDPCETTGDGWIAEEALATALHCFLLFPEEPVTALRRAACTRGDSDSLACLTGALAGAHLGASAWPKEWTERIEYRSDLLSLGALWDA, encoded by the coding sequence ATGACCGTCGCCACCAGGACCCGCACCAAACAGGCCGCCACCGGCTCCCTCGTGGGTCTCGCCCTCGGTGACGCGCTGGGCTTTCCGACCGAGTTCAACGACGTGCCCGCCATCCTCGCCAAGTGCGGTCCGTGGCGCGGGATGGAGCTCCCCCGGCCCGCGCTCGTCACCGACGACACCCAGATGACACTCGCCCTCGGACGGGGCATCCGCACCGCCATGGACCGGGGCCTGCTCACCGGGCTCCGGCTGGCCCGCCCGGTCCGGGAAGAGTTCGTCGACTGGTACCACTCGCCGGAGAACAACCGCGCCCCCGGCCGTACCTGCATGGTCGCCTGCCGGCTCCTCGACAGCGACCGCCCCTGGCAGGAAGCGAGTCAGACCGGCTCGAAGGGGTGCGGCGCCAACATGCGCGTCGCCCCCGTCGGGCTGGTCCCCGGACTCAGCGACGAACAGCGCGCCGGCGCCGCCCAGCTCCAGGCCGCCCTGACCCACGGCCACCCCACCGCACTGGCCGCCTCCGACCTGATGGCCCGCGCCGTCCACCTGCTCGCCAGGGGCGCCGAACCCCTCGGCCTCGTCGGACAACTGCGCAGCTACGCGTACGAGAACCGGAGCCGCTACCACGAGCGCTGGCTCGGCGACCTCTGGCGCCACACCCACGACGCCTCCGCCCAGTCCTACATCCAGCGCGGCTGGGACGAGTGCCTGGACGTCCTGACCCGCGTCCAGGAAGCACTGCGCCACCCCTCCCCGGAGACCGACCCTTGCGAGACCACCGGGGACGGCTGGATCGCCGAGGAGGCCCTGGCGACCGCCCTGCACTGCTTCCTGCTCTTCCCCGAGGAGCCCGTCACCGCCCTGCGCAGGGCCGCCTGTACCCGGGGCGACTCCGACTCGCTGGCCTGCCTCACCGGGGCACTCGCCGGCGCCCACCTGGGAGCCTCGGCCTGGCCCAAGGAGTGGACCGAGCGGATCGAGTACCGGAGCGACCTGCTGTCGCTGGGGGCGCTCTGGGATGCTTGA
- a CDS encoding I78 family peptidase inhibitor: MASLPTPPAQPDDQPGPYVGLGAEAAERRAAAHGWTTVRAVPPGTFLTMEFRTGRINFQVENDTVTRCWIG; the protein is encoded by the coding sequence ATGGCATCCCTACCGACCCCGCCCGCCCAACCCGACGACCAGCCCGGACCGTACGTCGGCCTGGGTGCCGAAGCCGCCGAGCGGCGGGCCGCGGCGCACGGCTGGACCACGGTCCGGGCCGTACCGCCGGGCACGTTCCTGACCATGGAGTTCCGCACGGGACGTATCAACTTCCAGGTCGAGAACGACACCGTGACCCGGTGCTGGATCGGCTGA